In the Acropora muricata isolate sample 2 chromosome 1, ASM3666990v1, whole genome shotgun sequence genome, one interval contains:
- the LOC136920787 gene encoding uncharacterized protein: protein MNFTTALVHLLGLFQVEAQPVIGLVRFRMSLIILLASLHQTADNGRLDFTCHPETNNVLTQECLSRYSAEMRSFIHPYFLVRITAGALFALWSAVSFYSSKNVPKIRKNAIYSEKEHLCHEFWGKFLLHVCCEAVVIAALLVLFCYTQKMYFSEDSYNCTLRNASVEIVVTCRDIHHWEKAHLNIFIIGGMAFILLLCISTICYAIFRKKEFIKDLVDLTKGNEEGGEKRKRWTHEENVVVMECYYKSKRSGDKGYMKRMHELWIGKGMFDIAKKRLAGQARSILKKNLLGKNELKGIRERVGFQGEERERQGH, encoded by the exons ATGAACTTCACTACTGCATTGGTTCATCTCCTTGGTTTATTTCAAGTGGAGGCCCAACCTGTTATTGGTCTTGTGCGGTTTCGGATGTCCTTGATCATATTATTGGCAAGTCTTCATCAAACTGCGGACAATGGAAGACTAGATTTTACATGCCATCCAGAGACCAACAATGTACTTACGCAAGAGTGCCTCTCCAGATACTCTGCTGAGATGAGGTCTTTTATCCACCCATACTTTTTGGTACGAATCACAGCTGGTGCACTGTTTGCCTTGTGGAGTGCAGTAAGTTTTTACAGTTCAAAAAATGTcccaaaaataagaaaaaacgcCATTTACAGTGAGAAGGAACATCTTTGTCATGAATTTTGGGGGAAGTTTCTTCTTCATGTATGCTGTGAAGCTGTAGTCATTGCTGCTTTATTGGTCCTCTTCTGCTACACTCAGAAAATGTACTTTTCAGAGGACAGCTACAATTGCACTCTAAGGAATGCCTCAGTGGAGATTGTTGTTACATGTAGAGACATTCATCATTGGGAAAAGGCACACCTTAACATTTTCATTATTGGAGGGATGGCcttcattttgcttttatgtATTTCGACAATCTGCTATGCAATTTTCAGAAAGAAGGAGTTCATTAAGGATCTGGTGGATTTAACCAAAGGGAATGAGGAAG gaggagagaaaagaaaaaggtggACTCATGAAGAGAACGTTGTGGTCATGGAATGCTATTACAAAAGCAAACGCTCTGGAGATAAAGGATACATGAAAAGAATGCATGAGTTGTGGATCGGGAAAGGAATGTTTGATATCGCGAAAAAGCGACTTGCAGGCCAAGCACGCTCGATCTTAAAGAAGAATCTTCTTGGTAAGAATGAATTAAAAGGGATCAGGGAAAGAGTTGGTTTTCAAGGAGAGGAAAGGGAAAGGCAAGGTCATTAA
- the LOC136925382 gene encoding uncharacterized protein produces MQKPEFEQTRQILNLVPNEDGVLECHGRIQGKHPVYLPADATFTRKLVQRIHAETLHGGVSLTMAAIRENYWIPTLRKLVKSARSTCWGCKRFRALPVIAPPPGLLPKERTDIRGAFEVIGTDFAGPILYKLRNKKQGKAYMVIFSCSLSRAVHLELVTNLETTTFLPCLKRLIARRGRPSVIYSDNGSTFIKAAKWLTQVRRDEEFNGFLESHDIKWRFNLSRAPWWGGQFERLIGIVKATMYKVIGRATLSWDELSEVLLDVETQVNRRPLSYVEDDLELPILTPASLLFQRSPQLPEQPAWQINNKDLRRRAKFLKSCKDQLWNRWQREYLTSLRERHNLVHKEAKYQVKGGDAVIVRSEKKNRGKWPLAIVEAIYPGPDGHTRAVQLRTSKGVIQRPVQHLYPLELHSEPRVAQPALERQLNANATSFRPRRAAANKAAARIAQIAEEEESE; encoded by the coding sequence ATGCAGAAGCCTGAATTTGAACAGACCAGACAAATCTTAAACCTGGTTCCGAATGAAGATGGGGTACTCGAATGCCATGGGCGTATTCAAGGGAAGCACCCCGTTTACCTTCCAGCGGATGCGACTTTCACGAGGAAGCTTGTTCAGCGGATTCACGCTGAAACACTCCATGGGGGCGTGTCCCTAACCATGGCAGCCATTCGCGAGAACTACTGGATCCCAACGCTGAGGAAGTTAGTTAAGTCCGCAAGATCAACATGTTGGGGCTGTAAGCGGTTCCGTGCTTTGCCAGTGATAGCGCCACCCCCCGGACTGCTACCCAAAGAGCGTACTGACATCCGAGGAGCTTTCGAGGTCATCGGGACTGACTTCGCAGGTCCAATCTTGTACAAGttgagaaacaaaaaacaagggaAAGCCTATATGGTAATTTTCTCTTGCAGTTTGTCAAGGGCTGTACATTTGGAACTAGTCACGAACCTAGAAACTACTACATTCTTGCCATGCCTGAAACGGTTAATAGCAAGACGGGGACGCCCAAGTGTGATCTATTCGGACAACGGAAGCACGTTTATCAAAGCAGCCAAATGGCTGACACAAGTAAGAAGAGATGAAGAGTTCAACGGTTTCCTGGAATCCCATGACATTAAGTGGAGATTCAACTTGAGTCGCGCGCCATGGTGGGGCGGTCAATTCGAACGGCTGATCGGCATTGTGAAAGCGACGATGTACAAGGTTATCGGGAGAGCCACCCTTTCCTGGGATGAACTAAGCGAAGTATTGTTGGATGTTGAGACCCAAGTAAATCGCCGCCCTCTCAGCTACGTTGAAGACGACTTAGAGTTGCCTATCCTGACACCTGCCTCCCTTTTGTTCCAGCGCTCCCCCCAGCTCCCTGAGCAGCCAGCCTGGCAGATCAACAACAAGGATTTGCGGAGAAGAGCCAAATTTTTGAAGTCCTGCAAGGATCAGTTATGGAACAGGTGGCAACGGGAATACTTAACTTCCTTGCGAGAGCGTCACAATCTTGTCCACAAAGAAGCCAAGTATCAAGTCAAAGGTGGAGATGCCGTAATTGTACGGTCTGAGAAGAAGAATCGAGGCAAGTGGCCTCTAGCCATTGTCGAGGCCATTTATCCGGGCCCTGACGGACACACGCGGGCTGTTCAGCTGAGGACCAGTAAGGGCGTCATCCAGAGACCAGTTCAACATCTGTATCCTCTAGAATTGCACAGTGAGCCCAGGGTTGCCCAGCCGGCATTGGAACGGCAACTGAACGCGAACGCCACCTCCTTCAGACCAAGAAGAGCAGCAGCGAACAAAGCAGCAGCGAGAATTGCGCAGATTGCCGAGGAAGAAGAAAGCGAGTAA